From Cellulosimicrobium sp. ES-005, one genomic window encodes:
- the cydC gene encoding thiol reductant ABC exporter subunit CydC, with protein sequence MTGPRDRLANDPLWRAVGLLDVRWRRVVWAVVLGTLSLGSAVGLAAVAAWLIARASQMPPVLTLSVAVVAVRAFGISRGVFRYLERLASHDVALRGMAALRANLYTALAEGSPGALVGLRRGDLLARVGADVDAVGDVVVRALVPAGVALAISVGSVVLVGAFLPAAGVALALCLLLAAVVAPWLSARSAREVEARGATTRAAMTATTLEILEQSGPLAVSGRLDARLADLRASDRALARVTDDGARPAGVAAGIAALAVGLAVLASLLLGIPAVTAGTLAPVELSVIVLTPLAVFEAANALPAAAVQLHRSRQAAARVVALLDGSAPRVTTAAPAADASVPGPAEPSSPEQASLALDDVAAGWPGAARVVVAGADLDLRPGRAVAVVGPSGVGKTTLLATAAGLVPALAGRVTLDGTDVSALPREATARGVVLVAEDAHVFDTTVLENLRVARGDVTAEEAAATLHDVGLDAWLAALPDGVETLLGPDATTVSGGERRRLLVARALLSPAPLLLLDEPAEHLDATGADALVRHLVATTRAPAGASAGGGRRGVVLATHRLSALEAVDEVLLLGVPDGAPDDAPARVVARGTHAELLGLPAYRWALDQETPAPR encoded by the coding sequence GTGACCGGGCCCCGCGACCGCCTCGCGAACGACCCGCTGTGGCGTGCCGTCGGGCTGCTCGACGTGCGCTGGCGCCGCGTCGTCTGGGCCGTCGTGCTCGGCACGCTCTCGCTCGGGAGCGCCGTCGGCCTCGCCGCCGTCGCCGCGTGGCTCATCGCCCGCGCCTCGCAGATGCCTCCCGTCCTCACCCTGTCGGTCGCGGTCGTCGCCGTGCGCGCGTTCGGCATCTCGCGCGGCGTCTTCCGCTACCTCGAACGCCTCGCCTCGCACGACGTCGCGCTGCGCGGCATGGCCGCCCTGCGCGCGAACCTGTACACCGCACTGGCGGAGGGCTCCCCGGGCGCGCTCGTCGGGCTGCGGCGCGGAGACCTGCTCGCGCGGGTCGGGGCGGACGTCGACGCGGTGGGCGACGTCGTCGTGCGCGCGCTCGTCCCCGCCGGTGTCGCGCTGGCGATCTCGGTGGGATCCGTGGTGCTCGTCGGGGCGTTCCTGCCCGCCGCGGGCGTCGCGCTCGCGCTGTGCCTGCTCCTCGCCGCGGTCGTCGCGCCGTGGCTCTCCGCACGGTCGGCGCGCGAGGTCGAGGCGCGCGGCGCGACGACGCGCGCGGCGATGACCGCGACGACGCTCGAGATCCTCGAGCAGTCCGGCCCGCTCGCCGTCTCGGGCCGCCTCGACGCGCGCCTCGCCGACCTCCGCGCGAGCGACCGCGCCCTCGCCCGGGTGACCGACGACGGCGCCCGGCCCGCCGGGGTCGCCGCCGGGATCGCGGCGCTCGCCGTCGGCCTCGCCGTGCTCGCGTCGCTCCTGCTCGGCATCCCGGCCGTGACGGCCGGGACGCTCGCGCCCGTGGAGCTGTCGGTCATCGTGCTCACGCCGCTCGCGGTGTTCGAGGCCGCGAACGCCCTGCCCGCCGCCGCCGTCCAGCTCCACCGCTCGCGCCAGGCCGCGGCGCGCGTCGTCGCGCTCCTCGACGGCTCCGCACCCCGCGTCACGACGGCTGCCCCCGCCGCGGACGCGTCCGTCCCCGGTCCGGCGGAGCCGTCGTCCCCCGAGCAGGCGTCGCTCGCGCTCGACGACGTCGCGGCGGGCTGGCCGGGCGCGGCGCGCGTCGTCGTGGCGGGGGCGGACCTCGACCTGCGCCCTGGGCGCGCGGTCGCGGTCGTCGGTCCGTCCGGCGTCGGCAAGACGACGCTGCTCGCGACCGCCGCCGGGCTCGTCCCCGCGCTCGCGGGGAGGGTGACGCTCGACGGAACCGACGTGAGCGCCCTCCCCCGCGAGGCCACGGCGCGCGGCGTCGTGCTCGTCGCCGAGGACGCGCACGTGTTCGACACGACGGTGCTGGAGAACCTGCGCGTCGCGCGAGGCGACGTCACGGCCGAGGAGGCCGCGGCGACGCTGCACGACGTCGGCCTGGACGCCTGGCTCGCCGCGCTGCCGGACGGCGTCGAGACGCTGCTCGGCCCGGACGCCACGACCGTCTCCGGCGGCGAGCGTCGTCGTCTGCTCGTCGCGCGGGCGTTGTTGTCACCCGCGCCCCTGCTCCTGCTCGACGAGCCGGCCGAGCACCTCGACGCGACCGGCGCCGACGCGCTCGTGCGGCACCTCGTCGCGACGACCCGCGCGCCGGCGGGCGCGTCGGCCGGAGGTGGCCGACGCGGCGTCGTGCTCGCGACGCACCGGCTCAGCGCGCTCGAGGCGGTCGACGAGGTGCTGCTCCTCGGTGTCCCGGACGGCGCGCCGGACGACGCCCCGGCGCGCGTCGTCGCGCGCGGGACGCACGCCGAGCTGCTCGGGCTCCCCGCCTACCGGTGGGCGCTCGACCAGGAGACGCCCGCACCGCGGTAG
- the cydD gene encoding thiol reductant ABC exporter subunit CydD encodes MKPLDPRLLRHARAARGYVVLTAVLGFATAALVVAQAVVLASVLAPAIQGTADLADLGPRVGLLAGVVAARAATSWAQERFALRAATRTVAELREQVVTHAVALGPRWLASGRGPEVATLATRGLDALEPYMVRYLPQLLLAATVTPATLAVVLGLDWVSAVIVAVTIPLVPLFMVLVGRLTAGTSERRLVVMQRLGAQVLDLLAGLPTLLAFGRARGPERRVRALGEANRRATMGTLRIAFLSGMVLELLTTLSVAVVAVGVGLRLVHGGMELEPALAVLVLAPEVYLPLRQVGLHFHASTDGIAAAEQAFAILDEEATEPGTVPAPPLAGAAIALRGVSVRAGDRDVLAPAGLDLDLAPGTSAGRVVALTGPSGAGKTTTALVLLGLVRPDRGTVTITASGRAVDLADLDPATYWSQVAWLPQRPVLAPGRLRDVVAGGLPVGDADLDRAARTAGLDSVLTTLADGWDTEVGRGGVGLSVGQRQRVALAAALLGDPARVPLVVLDEPTAHLDARGEQVVLDAVRAFRDQGRTVVVVAHRASLVRAADEVVEVRATPLDDPALPEHARHEDAASPAPAAAAPTDGRHP; translated from the coding sequence GGCCGACCTGGCCGACCTCGGGCCGCGGGTCGGACTGCTCGCCGGGGTCGTCGCGGCCCGGGCGGCGACGTCCTGGGCGCAGGAGCGGTTCGCGCTGCGCGCCGCGACCCGGACCGTGGCCGAGCTCCGCGAGCAGGTCGTCACGCACGCCGTGGCCCTCGGGCCGCGGTGGCTCGCGTCCGGGCGTGGGCCCGAGGTCGCCACGCTCGCGACGCGCGGGCTCGACGCACTCGAGCCGTACATGGTGCGCTACCTGCCCCAGCTCCTTCTCGCCGCGACGGTCACGCCCGCGACGCTCGCCGTCGTGCTCGGCCTCGACTGGGTCTCGGCGGTGATCGTCGCCGTGACCATCCCGCTCGTCCCGCTCTTCATGGTCCTCGTGGGTCGGCTCACCGCCGGGACGTCGGAGCGCCGTCTGGTCGTCATGCAGCGGCTTGGCGCCCAGGTGCTCGACCTGCTCGCGGGCCTGCCGACCCTGCTCGCGTTCGGCCGCGCGCGCGGGCCCGAGCGGCGCGTGCGGGCGCTCGGCGAGGCCAACCGGCGCGCGACCATGGGCACGCTGCGCATCGCCTTCCTCTCCGGCATGGTCCTCGAGCTCCTCACGACGCTGTCGGTGGCCGTCGTGGCCGTGGGCGTCGGACTGAGGCTGGTGCACGGGGGCATGGAGCTCGAGCCCGCGCTCGCGGTGCTCGTGCTCGCGCCCGAGGTGTACCTGCCGCTGCGCCAGGTCGGGCTGCACTTCCACGCCTCGACCGACGGCATCGCCGCGGCCGAGCAGGCGTTCGCGATCCTCGACGAGGAGGCCACCGAGCCCGGGACCGTCCCCGCGCCGCCGCTCGCCGGCGCGGCGATCGCCCTGCGCGGCGTGAGCGTCCGCGCCGGCGACCGCGACGTGCTGGCACCGGCCGGCCTCGACCTGGACCTCGCACCCGGGACGTCCGCAGGCCGCGTCGTGGCCCTCACCGGCCCCAGCGGCGCCGGGAAGACGACGACGGCGCTCGTCCTGCTCGGGCTCGTCCGCCCCGACCGCGGCACCGTCACGATCACCGCGTCCGGGCGGGCGGTCGACCTCGCCGACCTCGACCCGGCCACGTACTGGTCCCAGGTCGCCTGGCTCCCCCAGCGGCCGGTGCTCGCCCCGGGACGTCTGCGCGACGTCGTCGCGGGCGGCCTGCCCGTGGGCGACGCCGACCTCGACCGTGCCGCGCGCACCGCGGGCCTCGACTCCGTCCTCACGACGCTGGCCGACGGCTGGGACACCGAGGTGGGACGCGGCGGCGTCGGCCTGAGCGTGGGCCAGCGGCAGCGGGTCGCGCTCGCCGCGGCCCTGCTCGGCGACCCCGCGCGCGTCCCGCTCGTCGTGCTCGACGAGCCCACGGCGCACCTCGACGCGCGCGGGGAGCAGGTCGTGCTCGACGCGGTTCGGGCCTTCCGCGACCAGGGCCGGACCGTCGTGGTCGTCGCGCACCGCGCGTCGCTCGTCCGGGCGGCGGACGAGGTCGTCGAGGTCCGCGCGACGCCGCTCGACGACCCGGCCCTCCCCGAGCACGCTCGGCACGAGGACGCCGCCTCGCCCGCCCCTGCCGCGGCCGCGCCGACCGACGGGAGGCACCCGTGA